In the genome of Eggerthella sp. YY7918, one region contains:
- the tatA gene encoding twin-arginine translocase TatA/TatE family subunit translates to MKIFGMGMPELLIILGVILLIFGPKNLPKLGSALGKTVKNLRDGLGADKAENADLAVEEEDLEEEVEALPEAPKKVVAKKASTAKAKQTA, encoded by the coding sequence ATGAAAATTTTTGGTATGGGAATGCCGGAGCTTCTTATTATCTTGGGCGTAATCCTGCTTATTTTTGGGCCGAAGAACCTTCCTAAGCTTGGGAGCGCACTTGGCAAGACCGTGAAGAATTTGCGTGACGGTTTGGGCGCCGACAAGGCCGAGAATGCTGACCTTGCGGTCGAGGAAGAAGACCTCGAGGAAGAGGTCGAGGCTCTGCCCGAGGCTCCTAAGAAGGTCGTCGCCAAGAAGGCATCTACCGCAAAGGCTAAGCAGACCGCATAG
- a CDS encoding LCP family protein, translated as MGRGKKIAIGIAAALLLIFAGVGTAAALYINSINSALSFEDESEARELKEALVPVQNEDDSFYVMLLGSDARGDEASRSDVNILLRVDPTKGQLTMVSIPRDTKVEIEGYGTQKINAAYAYGGASLAVETVSDFAGVSISHYAEIHFDELISLIDTLGGVEVEVPVAIHDENAGGSIEAGLQVLNGEQALVFARSRAYEDGDFTRTSNQRILLQAIIDKVLAMPATQLPGTIQSLAQCVTTDYNVNDIVALAQKFQSSGSQTMYSGMVPSSTATIDGVSYVITDEAAWAEMMQVVDAGEDPAALIERLAASSKNEPTES; from the coding sequence ATGGGTCGTGGTAAGAAAATTGCCATTGGCATCGCAGCGGCGCTTCTTCTTATATTTGCGGGCGTGGGTACTGCCGCAGCTTTATATATCAACTCGATCAACTCCGCACTTTCCTTCGAAGATGAAAGCGAAGCGCGGGAGTTGAAAGAAGCGCTTGTTCCTGTCCAAAATGAAGACGATTCGTTTTATGTCATGCTTTTGGGCTCAGATGCTCGGGGGGATGAGGCATCTCGCTCCGACGTGAACATTCTTCTGCGTGTTGACCCCACAAAAGGGCAACTGACCATGGTATCTATTCCGCGTGATACGAAGGTCGAGATAGAAGGATACGGTACCCAAAAGATCAATGCCGCCTATGCCTATGGCGGTGCGTCGCTTGCTGTGGAAACCGTGTCCGATTTTGCCGGCGTGTCGATTTCCCACTATGCCGAAATTCATTTTGACGAGTTGATTTCGCTTATCGACACGCTGGGCGGGGTTGAGGTTGAGGTTCCTGTCGCCATACATGACGAGAACGCCGGCGGTTCTATCGAGGCGGGGTTGCAAGTACTCAATGGTGAGCAGGCGCTTGTGTTTGCACGTTCGCGTGCGTATGAAGACGGCGACTTTACCCGCACTTCTAATCAACGCATTTTGCTGCAGGCCATTATCGACAAAGTGCTGGCGATGCCCGCAACGCAGCTTCCCGGAACTATTCAGAGTCTCGCTCAGTGCGTGACGACTGATTACAACGTCAACGACATCGTAGCACTCGCTCAAAAATTCCAAAGTTCCGGATCTCAGACAATGTATTCAGGTATGGTGCCGTCTTCTACCGCTACGATCGATGGCGTTTCATATGTTATTACCGATGAGGCTGCTTGGGCAGAAATGATGCAGGTGGTTGACGCGGGAGAAGATCCAGCTGCGTTGATCGAACGCTTGGCCGCTTCGTCCAAAAATGAACCGACGGAAAGCTAG